A stretch of DNA from Asticcacaulis sp.:
GGTCAGGCTGCGCTGGGCGGCGGCGGTGGCGGCGGTCTGGGCGCTCAGGCGCTCATCGATGCGGGCACGAACGGCCAGGGCGTCACTGACCTCAGAAAAAGCCGACTGGATGGCCTTTTCATACTGGGCGACCGCGATGTCGCGGCTAGCCTGCGCGCTCTTCAGTCCGGCGACATTGGCGCCGCCGGAGAATATGGGAACCGAGATCGAGGGCACGAAGCTCCAGGTGCCGTTGCCGGACTTGAACAGGCCGTCGAGATCGGGGCTGGATGAGCCGGTCGAACCGGTCAGCGAGATACGCGGGAAGAAGGCCGCGCGCGCCGCCCCGATATTAGCGTTGGCCGCTTTCAGGTCGTGCTCGGCGGCCAGCACATCGGGGCGGTCGAGCAGGACATCGGACGGCAGCCCGACCGGCAGGGCATCGGCCACCTGTCCGGTTTGCAGGCCGTCGGGCAGCAGGTCTGCGGTCAGGGGGGCGCCGGTCAGCAGGGTGAGGGCCGATTTGTCCTGGTCGATGACGGTTTGCAGGCGGGCAACATCGCCGCGCGCGGTCTGGGCCAGCACCTGAATGGAGGCAAGATCGAGATCGCTCAGGACGCCGATCCGGGCGCGGCCTTCGGCGATGGTCAGGGCCTCATTGCGGGTGGCCGGGGTCTGCTGCGCCAGGCGGAGCTGGTCGTGGTCCGAGGCCGGGGTCAGCCATTGGGAAGCCACGGCGGCGATCAGGCTGATCTGCACGGCGTTGCGGTTTTCACGTTCGGCGAAGAAGCTTTCGACGGCGGCATTTTTCAGGGAGCGGACGCGGCCGAACAGATCGACCTCGTAGGCGCTGAGGCCGAGGTTAGCCGTATAGCTTTGGCCGTTCTCGCTGCGCGGGTTGCTGAGAGAGGCATCGATGGCCGGCAGCAGGTCGGCGCGGGCAATGCGATACTGCGCCTGGGCCTTTTCGACATTGAGCGCCGCCACCCGCAGGTCGCGGTTCTGTGTGAGCGCCAGGCTGATGGTCGCCTGCAGGCGTGGATCGGTGAACAGGTCGCGCCATTTGACCGGTGCGTCCGAGGCGGCCGGCGCCACCACCGGCCATTCGGCAGCGACCGGCGGCGCGGGCTGGATATATTTCGGCGCCAGGGTGCAGGCCGAGAGTGCCGAAGAAAGCGCGAGCAGCGAAATTATCGAGGTGTGTCTCATTGGTTGCGCTCCGCTTTGGCGGCATTTCTGGCGGCTATATCCTGCGGCAGGTTATCCATGCGGAACAGCTTCTGCACCAGCACGAAGAACAGCGGCACGAAGAAGATGGCCAGGAAGGTGGCCGAAAGCACCCCGCCGATCAAACCTGTCCCAATGGCGTGCTGCGAGGCCGAGCCGGCCGAATTGGCGAGGGCCAGGGGCAGGATGCCGAAGGTGAAGGCCAGCGACGTCATGACGATCGGGCGCAGGCGAATACGGACGGCCTCAAGCGTGGCGTCGAGCAGGGTGCGGCCTTCCTCGTGCAAAATCTTGGCGAATTCGACGATCAGGATGGCGTTCTTGGCCGAAAGCCCCATGGTGGCCAGCAGGCCGACCTCGAAATAGATGTCGTTATCCAGCCCGCGGAACCAGGTGGCCAGCAGGGCGCCGAACACGCCCAGTGGCACGACGAGAATGACGGCGAACGGGATCGACCAGCTTTCATAAAGCGCCGCCAGCAGCAGGAAGACAACCAGCACGGACAGGGCATAGAGCGCCGGGGCTTGCTGGCCGGATTCCTTTTCCTGGAGCGAGATGCCGGTCCATTCGTAACCGATGCCGGGGGGCAACTGGCCGGCCAGTTCTTCCATCTTTTCCATCGCCTTGCCGTTAGACTGGCCGGTGGCGGCGGTGCCCTGGATTTCCATCGAGCCGGCGCCATTATAACGTTGCAGTTGCGGCGGGCCGAAGGTCCAGCGCGACGAGCCTACGGCCGAGAAGGGGACCATGCTACCGTCGTTATTACGCAGGAACCAGCGGTTGATATCCTCCGGCTGGCTGCGGAACTGGCTGTCGCCCTGAACATAGACTCGCTTGATCCGGCCGCGGTCGATGAAGTCATTGACATAGGTGCCGCCGAGCGCGGTGCCCAGCAGCGAATTGATATCGGAGACCGCCACCCCCATGGCGCCGGCGCGGGTATTGTCGATATCGAGCTTGAGCTGGGGGGTGTCGTCCTGCACATTGGCGCGGACGTTCTGCAGGATCGGCTCCTTGGCCGCCGCCGCCACAAGCTGGTCGCGCGCATCGGCCAGCCCCTCGTGGCCCACCCCGCTGACATCCTTTAATTGGAGGTCGAAGCCGGAGGCATTGCCCAGTTCGCGCACGGCGGGCGGGATGATCGGAAAAACGCGGGCCGTGTGGATCTGCGAGAATTTCTTGTTAACGCGGTCGACGAGGGCAAACACCTTCATGTCGTCGCTGTGGCGTTGCTTGAAATCCTTCATGCGGACGAAGGCCATGCCCTGGTTTCCGCCGGATCCGGACCCACCGAAACCAGCGATGGTGAAGACGTAGGCAACCGACGGATCTTTCTGATAGACCTCCTGGACCTGCTTGAGGACGGCCACTGTCTTGTCGGTGGTGGAACCGACGGGCAACTGCACCCGGGTCATGAGCGCACCCTGGTCTTCATCGGGCAGGAAGGAGGTCGGCAGGGTCATGGCCAGGCCGACGACCGCGGCGATGATGCCGGCATAGACCAGCATGAACAGGCCCGGCTTACGGATAATGCCCTTGACCGACTTCTGGTAGCGGTGGGCGAAGACCTGGAAGCCGCGATTGAATCCGGTGAGCAGCCCCTTGACCTTGACGTCTTCTTCTTCCGTACCTTCCGGCGCGACCGTGATGCCTTCGTGCGGCTTTGGGCGGCGCAGCAGGGTGGCGCAGAGCGGCGGGGTCAGGACGAGCGCGACGAGGACCGACAGCCCCATGGCCGAAACGAGCGTCACCGAAAACTGGCGATAGATGATGCCCTGCGTGCCGCCGAAAAAGGCCATAGGCACAAACATGGCGGCCAGCACCGAGGCGACGCCGATCAGGGCGCCGGTGATCTCGTCCATCGATTTCTGCGTCGCTTCGAGCGGCCCCAGGCCCTCTTCGTGCATGACGCGTTCGACGTTTTCGACCACGACGATCGCGTCATCGACCAGCAGGCCGATGGCCAGCACCAGCCCGAACATGGTGAGCGTGTTGATGGAGAAGCCGAAGACGGCCAGGATACCGAAGGTGCCCAGCAGTACGACCGGCACGGCGATGGCTGGAATCAGCGTAGCGCGCCAGTTTTGCAGGAAGATGAACATGATGATGAAGACGAGCACGATGGCTTCGACCAGGGTCTTCACCACGTCTTCGATCGACAGCTTGACGAAGTCCGTCGAGTCGTTGGGGATGGCGTATTTGACGCCGGCCGGGAAGGAGGGTTCCAGTTCCTTGATCTTGGCCTTGACCAGATCGGCGGTCCTGAGCGCATTGGCGCCGGTGGCCAGCGTTATCTGCATCCCGGACGCTTTGTGGCCGTTCATGCGGGCGATGCTGCCGTAGTTTTGCGGCCCCAGTTCGACGCGCGCCACGTCGCGCAGATAGACCGGCGTGCCAGCGGCGTTGTTCTTGACGATGATGTTTTCAAATTGCGCCGGGGTCTGAAGCTGTGACTGCGCCGTGATGGTTGCGTTGATCGCGGTATCGGGCGTGGCCGGATCGGCCCCCAGATTGCCGGCGGAAACCTGCGTGTTCTGCGCCCGGATGGCAGTGATGACATCCGTCGGCGTCAGGCTGAAACTGGCCAGCTTGTCGGCGTTCAGCCAGATGCGCATGGCGTATTGCGAACCGAAGACACGTGTATCGCCAACGCCTTCGATGCGCGAAATCGGGTCGTTGAGATTGGAGGCGATCCAGTCGGCGAGATCGGCGTTCGTCAGGCTGTCGTCTTCGGTATAGAGGGCGATGGCCATCAGGGTGGAGCCCGATGCCTTGTTGACGCGCAGGCCCTGCTGCTGCACGTCGGTCGGCAGGCGGCGGATCACCGAATTGGCCTGGTTCTGAACCTGGACTGGGCGAAATCCGGATCGGTTCCGGCCTCGAACACCAGGGTCACCGAACCGGAACCGGTCGAGGAGGTCGAGGTCATGTATTTCAGGCCGTCGAGCCCGGTCATGCCCTGTTCGATCACCTGGGTAACCGAATCCTCGACCACCTTGGCCGAAGCGCCGGTATAGGTGGCCGAAACCGTGACCTGCGGCAGGGCGATCTTCGGATACTGCTCGACCGGCAGGGTGAAGATGGCCAGGGTGCCGGCCAGCATGATGACGATGGCGATGACCCAGGCAAAGATGGGCCGGACGATAAAGAAACGCGACAGCATGAACTATTGCTCCGAAGCGGTTGGAGCGGGCTTGATCGGCTGGGCCTTGATGTCGCCCTTGTCCTTCAGTTTCATGGCGCCTTCGGCGATCACCTTGTCGCCGGCCTTGAGACCATTCAGCACCTGCCACTGGTTGCCCTGCATCTGGCCAAGCGTAATGGCCTGCTTGTGCGCCTTGTTATCGGCCCCGGCCAGCAAAACGCTGGCCCCGCCTGTCGGATCCAGCACCACGGCGCCCTGCGGGATCAGGATCGCCTGCGATACCGTGCCCTTGACGATACGGGCATTGACGAACATGCCGGGCAGCAGCAGGCCCTGCGGATTGGCGAAGACGGCGCGCAGCGTCACCGAACCTGTGGCCGGATCGACCGTGACATCGGAAAATTCCAGCCGGCCGGTGAGCGGATAGGTCGAGCCGTCATCGAGCGTCAGGGTGACGTCGGCATGATCCGGCGCGCCCAGTTCTCCAGAGGCCAGGGCGCGTTTGAGCTTCAGCAGGTCGGAGGCCGATTGGGTGATATCGACATAGATTTTGGAGAGGTCCTGCACCGTCGCCGGGGCGGTCGTCTGGTTGGCGGTCACCAGGGCGCCGGGCGTCACCGTGGACTTGCCAATCTGGCCGGAGATGGGAGAGACGACCTTGGTATAGTTCAGATTGATGTGGGCGGTCTGGACCGCCGCCTTTTGCAGGGCCAGGGTAGCGGCGGCGGTCTTCAGCGCCGTCTGGGCGTCGTCGTAATCCTGCTGGCTAATGGCCTTGAGGCCGATAAGCTGGGTGTAGCGATCGGCCTTTTGCTTTGCCGAATCGTAATTGGCCTGGGCCTGGGCCTGCTGGGCCAGCGCGCTGTCATAGGCCGCCTGATAGGTGGCCGCATCGATCTGGTAGAGCGACTGGCCTGCCGTTACCTGTCCGCCCTCGGTGAACAGTCGCGCCTTGATGATGCCGCCGACCTGCGGCCGCACTTCGGAGACGAGGTAGGCCGAAGTCCGGCCGGCCAGTTCCTGGGTCAGGTTGAGGGGCTGTGTATTGACCACCACATAGCCTACCGTCGTCGGTCCGTGCGCGCCCTTCGCGCCGCCATCGTCCTTTTTGGCGCAGCCAGAAAGACAAAGCGTGCCGATCAGGGCGGCCGCAATCACGGTAGGTAAAGGTTTAAACATCAGGCGCCTCTTGGTTACTGCCCTTCTTAACGCAGGTGCGAACATTTTCCGGCGAAAATATCGAACAGATTTTTCGTATAGGCGGTATTTGTCAGTCATGAATAGGCGTGCATATCCATATAGTTGAGTTTCACGTCTGTATGACACGGGTGGGGTATTGGATTGTAGGGGCGGCAATCGCGGAAAGTCGGAAAAAGCGCTTGAAACCCGCGATGATAAGACGCAAGAACGCAGTCTCCGGCCTGACCGTACCGCACCGGTGACAGGTGCGGACGAGGGTCGATCGAGGACAGGCTGATGAACAAGACGGTATTGATAACGGGCGCGGATGGGTTCACCGGTGGTTATGTGGCGCATGATCTGGCGGCGCGGGGCTACCGCGTGATCGGATTGACGCGGCGGGATATGCCGGCGGCCGACTTTCCGCATTGCGCCGGGCTTTACAGCGCCGATCTGATGGACCAGCCGACGCTTGAGGCGATTATGTCTGAAACGCGCCCGGATGCCGTGATGCACCTGGCGGCGATCAGCTTCGTGGCGCATGGCGATGCCGACGCCATCTATGCGACAAATCTGATCGGTACGCGCCATCTGCTTGAAGCCCTGAAGCGGACCCACAGGCCCGACAGCGTGC
This window harbors:
- a CDS encoding efflux RND transporter periplasmic adaptor subunit codes for the protein MFKPLPTVIAAALIGTLCLSGCAKKDDGGAKGAHGPTTVGYVVVNTQPLNLTQELAGRTSAYLVSEVRPQVGGIIKARLFTEGGQVTAGQSLYQIDAATYQAAYDSALAQQAQAQANYDSAKQKADRYTQLIGLKAISQQDYDDAQTALKTAAATLALQKAAVQTAHINLNYTKVVSPISGQIGKSTVTPGALVTANQTTAPATVQDLSKIYVDITQSASDLLKLKRALASGELGAPDHADVTLTLDDGSTYPLTGRLEFSDVTVDPATGSVTLRAVFANPQGLLLPGMFVNARIVKGTVSQAILIPQGAVVLDPTGGASVLLAGADNKAHKQAITLGQMQGNQWQVLNGLKAGDKVIAEGAMKLKDKGDIKAQPIKPAPTASEQ
- a CDS encoding efflux transporter outer membrane subunit, producing MRHTSIISLLALSSALSACTLAPKYIQPAPPVAAEWPVVAPAASDAPVKWRDLFTDPRLQATISLALTQNRDLRVAALNVEKAQAQYRIARADLLPAIDASLSNPRSENGQSYTANLGLSAYEVDLFGRVRSLKNAAVESFFAERENRNAVQISLIAAVASQWLTPASDHDQLRLAQQTPATRNEALTIAEGRARIGVLSDLDLASIQVLAQTARGDVARLQTVIDQDKSALTLLTGAPLTADLLPDGLQTGQVADALPVGLPSDVLLDRPDVLAAEHDLKAANANIGAARAAFFPRISLTGSTGSSSPDLDGLFKSGNGTWSFVPSISVPIFSGGANVAGLKSAQASRDIAVAQYEKAIQSAFSEVSDALAVRARIDERLSAQTAATAAAQRSLTLSQARYDNGVDSYLTLQDAQRTLYASQQTLISLQALRATNLVALYKALGDDGSLQ